The following coding sequences are from one Lolium rigidum isolate FL_2022 chromosome 6, APGP_CSIRO_Lrig_0.1, whole genome shotgun sequence window:
- the LOC124661593 gene encoding dual specificity protein phosphatase PHS1-like isoform X1 has protein sequence MEHRAARQEKEQEAPPIPPPRENDEDRELKLSSRVVSLIFGGDISTPAQTFEKWVSLVRKRSGTFRPSGFPRRSSKIEVMPSGSFSLFRSADLSELVVKEEPTSREKNPTFDQPPEISVWERLGSASALDIESSDFSWSMLSSLHHTEHSSSSEHSEDEMSKALEVTVNSGGVVFFALFNYLDNNGLPKEEAAVIKFAASKMATQAELLGYEFARLLGVQTPQARVVHNSSLEWQEIRHAAENAREIAVSNKDEIGEMTCSELLEALELSRCLLLMSYIHGSPLLESSKAFSSQKAACATSSSLGRVLMLDLILRNEDRLPCRQLGWRGNPANLMISDRSSFPSVDRFEDSKSASESSNPLLSKEKRFHSANGRLDSLEVDLMSRKADASTSIPENAGSTSGTLHIVAIDTGVPRRPPAGRRLKDHERYPKVVELILNNSDYSSNILCEISGGKLGLSGPDESITSIDSCCSLSDEENASAIHEFRVAFRAALRDLEGFHLFLLQLYQKLDGVLRVFSSIITKSSEEPDHNDIAVSDFPSPGVNYSTPCPPNKQLNSELHSDSGVLKSATKTSSAGSRGSLDSVSPMSRDSWSNKHLRGSADSSRSLRMTMKLRDFHKTPKVDLDPELTKEIEQWNEAFKSDVIRFCQENNFHSGFFDGTENNMVGDAYELKVRLEHIIERIALVSDAANTERPSLVINNVFIGGALAARSKYTLQHLGITHVLCLCSNEIGQSDTQFPDLFQYKNFSISDDDDANISDLFEEASDFIDQVDVVGGKVLIHCFEGKSRSATVVLAYLMLRNGFTLAKAWNLLKKAHRRAQPNDGFAKALLALDKKLHGKVSMDWQQKRPEMKVCPICSKNVGLSTSSLKLHLQKAHRRLSQGSVDSAMTMEIQKSIQSLRISRGGSLSPSQKLAKAFADELSF, from the exons ATGGAACATCGGGCAGCCCGGCAAGAGAAGGAGCAGGAGGCGCCGCCGATCCCTCCGCCCAGG GAAAACGACGAggacagagagctgaagctatccTCTCGT GTGGTTTCTTTGATCTTTGGTGGTGATATATCAACACCAGCACAGACATTTGAGAAATGGGTGTCGCTGGTACGTAAGCGGAGTGGGACATTCCGTCCATCAGGGTTCCCGCGTCGCAGTTCAAAGATTGAAGTGATGCCAAGTGGAAGCTTCTCGCTATTTAGGAGCGCAGACTTAAG TGAGCTAGTGGTTAAAGAAGAACCAACGAGCAGAGAAAAGAATCCTACATTTGATCAGCCTCCTGAAATAAGCGTGTGGGAGAGGCTTGGGAGTGCTTCTGCATTAGACATTGAATCATCTGACTTCTCATGGAGTATGCTGTCATCTCTGCACCATACAGAACACAGCAGTAGTTCGGAACACTCTGAAGATGAGATGAGTAAAGCTCTTGAG GTGACTGTGAACTCTGGTGGCGTTGTATTCTTTGCTCTATTTAATTATTTGGATAACAACGGTTTACCAAAAGAAGAAGCAGCTGTTATAAAGTTTGCAGCATCAAAGATGGCAACACAGGCAGAACTTTTGGGTTATGAATTTGCACGCTTGCTTGGAGTCCAAACACCACAA GCTAGAGTAGTACATAATTCTAGCCTGGAGTGGCAGGAGATTAGACATGCTGCGGAAAATGCACGAGAGATCGCGGTTTCGAATAAAGATGAGATTGGTGAGATGACTTGCTCAGAATTGTTGGAAGCTCTTGAGCTAAGCCGTTGTCTTCTTCTAATGAG TTATATTCATGGCTCACCCCTGCTTGAGAGTTCAAAGGCATTCAGTTCACAGAAAGCTGCATGTGCTACTTCTTCATCCCTTGGAAGGGTCTTGATGCTAGATCTGATACTCAGGAATGAGGATAGGCTCCCATGCCGTCAGCTTGGTTGGCGTGGCAATCCTGCGAACCTGATGATTTCAGATAGATCATCCTTCCCGAGTGTGGACAGATTTGAGGATTCAAAGAGCGCTTCAGAGAGCTCAAATCCATTGCTTTCTAAAGAGAAACGGTTTCACTCTGCAAATGGAAGATTAGATTCTCTCGAGGTGGACCTCATGTCACGAAAAGCAGATGCGTCTACAAGTATACCAGAAAATGCTGGAAGTACGAGTGGGACTTTGCACATTGTAGCAATTGACACTGGGGTGCCCCGTCGCCCGCCTGCAGGGAGACGTTTGAAAGATCATGAACGATATCCCAAAGTTGTAGAGCTCATTTTGAATAACTCGGACTACTCCTCAAATATCTTGTGTGAGATTTCTGGTGGTAAACTTGGGCTTTCTGGACCTGATGAGTCAATTACTTCCATTGATTCTTGTTGCTCTCTTTCTGATGAAGAAAATGCTTCTGCGATTCACGAATTCCGAGTGGCATTTCGTGCAGCTCTTAGGGATCTTGAGGGGTTCCATCTGTTTCTTCTCCAGCTATACCAAAAACTGGATGGTGTTCTGCGAGTTTTCTCATCCATAATTACTAAAAGCTCTGAGGAACCTGACCATAATGACATTGCAGTTTCAGATTTTCCATCTCCAGGAGTCAACTACAGTACTCCTTGCCCACCTAATAAGCAACTAAACAGTGAGCTTCATAGTGACTCTGGAGTTCTTAAATCAGCAACAAAGACATCTTCTGCCGGATCCCGGGGAAGCTTAGATTCAGTTTCTCCTATGTCCAGGGACAGTTGGAGCAATAAACATTTGAGGGGGAGTGCAGATTCTTCCCGAAGTCTAAGAATGACAATGAAACTTCGTGATTTTCACAAGACTCCAAAG GTTGATCTAGATCCTGAGTTGACCAAGGAGATAGAACAATGGAACGAAGCGTTTAAGAGTGATGTGATCAGATTTTGTCAGGAGAACAATTTTCATTCTGGATTCTTTGATGGAACTGAGAACAACATGGTGGGAGATGCCTATGAGTTAAAG GTGCGTCTTGAGCACATCATTGAAAGGATAGCCTTGGTCTCTGATGCTGCAAATACGGAGCGACCTTCTCTTGTGATCAACAACGTATTTATAGGTGGGGCTCTTGCTGCAAGATCTAAGTATACCCTTCAGCATTTGGGCATTACCCATGTACTATGTTTGTGTTCAAATGAGATTGGTCAATCGGATACCCAGTTTCCTGATCTTTTTCAGTACAAGAACTTCTCA attagtgatgatgatgatgcaaacaTCAGTGATCTTTTTGAAGAAGCATCAGATTTTATCGATCAGGTCGATGTTGTTGGGGGTAAGGTTCTCATTCATTGCTTTGAAGGGAAAAGTCGGAGTGCCACAGTTGTCCTTGCCTACTTGATGCTCAGAAA CGGCTTCACTCTCGCGAAAGCATGGAACTTACTAAAGAAAGCACACCGTCGGGCACAACCAAATGACGGTTTCGCCAAGGCCCTGCTTGCTCTAGACAAGAAACTGCACGGCAAGGTGTCGATGGACTGGCAGCAGAAGCGTCCAGAGATGAAGGTGTGTCCAATATGCAGCAAGAACGTGGGCCTGAGCACAAGCTCGCTCAAGCTGCATCTGCAGAAGGCGCACAGGCGGCTATCTCAAGGCAGTGTGGACAGCGCCATGACCATGGAGATCCAGAAATCGATCCAGTCGCTCCGGATCAGCCGTGGTGGGAGCCTGAGCCCTTCTCAGAAGCTGGCTAAGGCATTTGCCGATGAGCTGAGCTTCTGA
- the LOC124661593 gene encoding dual specificity protein phosphatase PHS1-like isoform X2 yields the protein MEHRAARQEKEQEAPPIPPPRVVSLIFGGDISTPAQTFEKWVSLVRKRSGTFRPSGFPRRSSKIEVMPSGSFSLFRSADLSELVVKEEPTSREKNPTFDQPPEISVWERLGSASALDIESSDFSWSMLSSLHHTEHSSSSEHSEDEMSKALEVTVNSGGVVFFALFNYLDNNGLPKEEAAVIKFAASKMATQAELLGYEFARLLGVQTPQARVVHNSSLEWQEIRHAAENAREIAVSNKDEIGEMTCSELLEALELSRCLLLMSYIHGSPLLESSKAFSSQKAACATSSSLGRVLMLDLILRNEDRLPCRQLGWRGNPANLMISDRSSFPSVDRFEDSKSASESSNPLLSKEKRFHSANGRLDSLEVDLMSRKADASTSIPENAGSTSGTLHIVAIDTGVPRRPPAGRRLKDHERYPKVVELILNNSDYSSNILCEISGGKLGLSGPDESITSIDSCCSLSDEENASAIHEFRVAFRAALRDLEGFHLFLLQLYQKLDGVLRVFSSIITKSSEEPDHNDIAVSDFPSPGVNYSTPCPPNKQLNSELHSDSGVLKSATKTSSAGSRGSLDSVSPMSRDSWSNKHLRGSADSSRSLRMTMKLRDFHKTPKVDLDPELTKEIEQWNEAFKSDVIRFCQENNFHSGFFDGTENNMVGDAYELKVRLEHIIERIALVSDAANTERPSLVINNVFIGGALAARSKYTLQHLGITHVLCLCSNEIGQSDTQFPDLFQYKNFSISDDDDANISDLFEEASDFIDQVDVVGGKVLIHCFEGKSRSATVVLAYLMLRNGFTLAKAWNLLKKAHRRAQPNDGFAKALLALDKKLHGKVSMDWQQKRPEMKVCPICSKNVGLSTSSLKLHLQKAHRRLSQGSVDSAMTMEIQKSIQSLRISRGGSLSPSQKLAKAFADELSF from the exons ATGGAACATCGGGCAGCCCGGCAAGAGAAGGAGCAGGAGGCGCCGCCGATCCCTCCGCCCAGG GTGGTTTCTTTGATCTTTGGTGGTGATATATCAACACCAGCACAGACATTTGAGAAATGGGTGTCGCTGGTACGTAAGCGGAGTGGGACATTCCGTCCATCAGGGTTCCCGCGTCGCAGTTCAAAGATTGAAGTGATGCCAAGTGGAAGCTTCTCGCTATTTAGGAGCGCAGACTTAAG TGAGCTAGTGGTTAAAGAAGAACCAACGAGCAGAGAAAAGAATCCTACATTTGATCAGCCTCCTGAAATAAGCGTGTGGGAGAGGCTTGGGAGTGCTTCTGCATTAGACATTGAATCATCTGACTTCTCATGGAGTATGCTGTCATCTCTGCACCATACAGAACACAGCAGTAGTTCGGAACACTCTGAAGATGAGATGAGTAAAGCTCTTGAG GTGACTGTGAACTCTGGTGGCGTTGTATTCTTTGCTCTATTTAATTATTTGGATAACAACGGTTTACCAAAAGAAGAAGCAGCTGTTATAAAGTTTGCAGCATCAAAGATGGCAACACAGGCAGAACTTTTGGGTTATGAATTTGCACGCTTGCTTGGAGTCCAAACACCACAA GCTAGAGTAGTACATAATTCTAGCCTGGAGTGGCAGGAGATTAGACATGCTGCGGAAAATGCACGAGAGATCGCGGTTTCGAATAAAGATGAGATTGGTGAGATGACTTGCTCAGAATTGTTGGAAGCTCTTGAGCTAAGCCGTTGTCTTCTTCTAATGAG TTATATTCATGGCTCACCCCTGCTTGAGAGTTCAAAGGCATTCAGTTCACAGAAAGCTGCATGTGCTACTTCTTCATCCCTTGGAAGGGTCTTGATGCTAGATCTGATACTCAGGAATGAGGATAGGCTCCCATGCCGTCAGCTTGGTTGGCGTGGCAATCCTGCGAACCTGATGATTTCAGATAGATCATCCTTCCCGAGTGTGGACAGATTTGAGGATTCAAAGAGCGCTTCAGAGAGCTCAAATCCATTGCTTTCTAAAGAGAAACGGTTTCACTCTGCAAATGGAAGATTAGATTCTCTCGAGGTGGACCTCATGTCACGAAAAGCAGATGCGTCTACAAGTATACCAGAAAATGCTGGAAGTACGAGTGGGACTTTGCACATTGTAGCAATTGACACTGGGGTGCCCCGTCGCCCGCCTGCAGGGAGACGTTTGAAAGATCATGAACGATATCCCAAAGTTGTAGAGCTCATTTTGAATAACTCGGACTACTCCTCAAATATCTTGTGTGAGATTTCTGGTGGTAAACTTGGGCTTTCTGGACCTGATGAGTCAATTACTTCCATTGATTCTTGTTGCTCTCTTTCTGATGAAGAAAATGCTTCTGCGATTCACGAATTCCGAGTGGCATTTCGTGCAGCTCTTAGGGATCTTGAGGGGTTCCATCTGTTTCTTCTCCAGCTATACCAAAAACTGGATGGTGTTCTGCGAGTTTTCTCATCCATAATTACTAAAAGCTCTGAGGAACCTGACCATAATGACATTGCAGTTTCAGATTTTCCATCTCCAGGAGTCAACTACAGTACTCCTTGCCCACCTAATAAGCAACTAAACAGTGAGCTTCATAGTGACTCTGGAGTTCTTAAATCAGCAACAAAGACATCTTCTGCCGGATCCCGGGGAAGCTTAGATTCAGTTTCTCCTATGTCCAGGGACAGTTGGAGCAATAAACATTTGAGGGGGAGTGCAGATTCTTCCCGAAGTCTAAGAATGACAATGAAACTTCGTGATTTTCACAAGACTCCAAAG GTTGATCTAGATCCTGAGTTGACCAAGGAGATAGAACAATGGAACGAAGCGTTTAAGAGTGATGTGATCAGATTTTGTCAGGAGAACAATTTTCATTCTGGATTCTTTGATGGAACTGAGAACAACATGGTGGGAGATGCCTATGAGTTAAAG GTGCGTCTTGAGCACATCATTGAAAGGATAGCCTTGGTCTCTGATGCTGCAAATACGGAGCGACCTTCTCTTGTGATCAACAACGTATTTATAGGTGGGGCTCTTGCTGCAAGATCTAAGTATACCCTTCAGCATTTGGGCATTACCCATGTACTATGTTTGTGTTCAAATGAGATTGGTCAATCGGATACCCAGTTTCCTGATCTTTTTCAGTACAAGAACTTCTCA attagtgatgatgatgatgcaaacaTCAGTGATCTTTTTGAAGAAGCATCAGATTTTATCGATCAGGTCGATGTTGTTGGGGGTAAGGTTCTCATTCATTGCTTTGAAGGGAAAAGTCGGAGTGCCACAGTTGTCCTTGCCTACTTGATGCTCAGAAA CGGCTTCACTCTCGCGAAAGCATGGAACTTACTAAAGAAAGCACACCGTCGGGCACAACCAAATGACGGTTTCGCCAAGGCCCTGCTTGCTCTAGACAAGAAACTGCACGGCAAGGTGTCGATGGACTGGCAGCAGAAGCGTCCAGAGATGAAGGTGTGTCCAATATGCAGCAAGAACGTGGGCCTGAGCACAAGCTCGCTCAAGCTGCATCTGCAGAAGGCGCACAGGCGGCTATCTCAAGGCAGTGTGGACAGCGCCATGACCATGGAGATCCAGAAATCGATCCAGTCGCTCCGGATCAGCCGTGGTGGGAGCCTGAGCCCTTCTCAGAAGCTGGCTAAGGCATTTGCCGATGAGCTGAGCTTCTGA